The Haloplanus sp. GDY1 genomic sequence GCGGATCGAGGGGGCCGACGTCGACGTCGACGTCGAGGAGACGCCGGCCGCGGAGGCGCTGGATGAACTCTTCCGCCCGATCAACCCCGAGTACGACGAGGGGTGGGAGGAGACGACGCCCGCCCGGGCGCTCACCTGGGCACACGCCGCCTTCGTCACTCTGAACGCCTTCACCTCGCTGCGCGAGCGGGTTCGCGAGGGCGAGACGTTCGCCCTCGACTCGGCCGACGACGTGGCCGCCGTGCGCACGGCCGCCGTCGAGGCGCTCCGGTGGGCCGAGGAGAACCCGGCGGAACCGACGCTGACGCGGCTGTCGACGCCCGACCTGTCGGATCAGCTGACGTGGGTCGACGAGGAACTCCGGTCCGTCGACGACACCGTCCACGCGGCGTGGCTCCGCAACGACGTCGCGACGTACCTGACCGTCGAAGCGCGGTCGCGGACGACGCCGCCGGCGAGTCGGCGGGTGGCCGAGGCGCTTCGCGGGGGGTAGGCGCGGGCCGCCGCCCCGCTCGATTCGAGGCCGACGGGGGTCGGCCTCGCAGCCGCGTCGCCCCGAGGCCTCGCTCCCTTCGGTTCCGCCCCGCTCCGCGGCTCGCGTTGCTCGCCGCATCGCCCCGAGGCCTCGCTCCCTTCGGTCGCTCGGCCTCGCCTCCGAAAGGCAGTTGTCCCGTGGCCGAGAGATGACTGACAATGCGCATCGCCGTTCCCAACAAGGGCCGCCTGCACGACCCGTCCATCGACCTGCTGGAACGCGCCGGCCTGCACCTCGAAGGCGGCGCGGACCGGAAACTCTACGCGGACACGGTCGACCCGGACGTGACCGCGCTGTTCGCCCGCGCGGCCGACATCCCCGAGTACGTCGCCGACGGCGCCGCGGCCGTGGGGATCACGGGGCTCGATCAGGCCCGCGAGTCCGGTCACGACCTCGTGGACCTGCTGGACCTGGAGTTCGGGCGCTGTCGACTCGTCGTCGCGGCGCCCGAGGACGGGCGGATCGAGACGGTCGCGGACCTCGCGGGCGGCACCGTCGCCACCGAGTTCCCCCGGATCACCCGCGACTTCTTCGACGAGCGCGGCGTCGACGCCGAGGTGGTCGAGGTGACGGGCGCGACGGAACTCACCCCCCACGTCGACATGGCCGACGCCATCGTCGACATCACCTCGACCGGGACGACCCTCCGGGTCAACCGCCTCGCCGAGATCGAGGAGGTGCTGTCGAGTTCGGTGCGCCTGTTCGCCCGCCCCGACGTCGTCGACGACGAGAAGGTCTGGCAACTGGTGACCGCCTTCGAGTCCGTCCTCGCGGCCGAGGACCGCCGCTACCTCATGTTGAACGTCCCCGAGGACCGCCTCGACG encodes the following:
- the hisG gene encoding ATP phosphoribosyltransferase, with product MRIAVPNKGRLHDPSIDLLERAGLHLEGGADRKLYADTVDPDVTALFARAADIPEYVADGAAAVGITGLDQARESGHDLVDLLDLEFGRCRLVVAAPEDGRIETVADLAGGTVATEFPRITRDFFDERGVDAEVVEVTGATELTPHVDMADAIVDITSTGTTLRVNRLAEIEEVLSSSVRLFARPDVVDDEKVWQLVTAFESVLAAEDRRYLMLNVPEDRLDDVRDVLPGMGGPTVMDVAGSDDVAVHAVVEERAVFAVITDLKALGASDILVTEIERLVE